The sequence ACTGAATCCTGAGAAGCGCAGCGACGTGAGGATATAAAGAGATTCCCGCGGTCACTCTGTTCCCTCGGAATGACGGCTATCTAGGGAAAGGAGATTGCCACGTTGGGGCGACGCCTCGCTCCGTGATGATAAAAAAAATTCACGTCATCCTTGTAAAACTCAAGTAATTCGATGACAAAAAACAGCGGTTATCCTTGTAGTCGCTCTACCCCCGTATTTTTACTGGATTGAGGATGTCGCCTTTGAAAGGTATTCTCAAAATTAAGCTAACCCTTCAATCTAAACCAAAACTGCAGCAGGTTTGTCACAGGTATCGGTGATTTGAGTTTGGATTAAATAAGATGTGGATCGTTTATGTGGGTGCTTTGGTTGCTCTTATTTTTCAGTCAGTTCAATTAACATTTCAAAAAGTTAAATAATATAGCGAGATCATTGTCCCTATTGCTTGTAAAAAGGGTGGTTTTCAGATGTTGTGACTTATAGGTTTCTTTTCGCTTGAAATTTGAGGCGTGCTGGATATACTGGCCTTGAAATTGTTGCTACTTCAAGCGAGGTGGGGGGTTTTAAGATCCCCCTTTTGCTTATGTGGCATTTGGTAATATTGAATTAAAGGAAATAAACGACGATGGTCACCGTACATAATGAAATTTTGCAAGTTGCTGATGTTGTTGCCCGTGAGAAACTGATCGATCGGGAAACTGTGATCCAGGCAATGGAAGAAGCCATTCAAAAGATTGCTCTGAATAAATACGGCATGGACAACGATATCCGCGTGACTATTGATCGTAAGACTGGAGAGATCACCATCAAGCGCTATCGGGAAGTGGTTGAAACGGTTGAGGATGAAAGTAAACACATTGGTCTTGAGCAAGCAAAATTAGAACAGCCAGAAGCCACGATCGGACAGTTCTTAACAGACATTTTGCCGCCCGTAGAATTTGGCCGGATGGCCGCACAAACAGCTCGGCAGATTGTGAACTACCGGGTAAAAGAAGCAGAAAAAGAACGTCAATACGAAGAGTTTAAAGACAAAGTTGGTGAAATCATCAGTGGTATCGTTAAGCGCGTTGAGTATGGAAATTACATTATTGATGTCAACCGTAACGAATGTATTCTGCGCCGTGATGAGGCGATTCCCCGGGAGGTGTTGCGCCCAGGTGACCGGGTGCGGGCTTATATTTTAGAAGTGGTGCGGGATACCCGCGGACCGCAGATCTTCCTATCACGCTCCCACCCGCAGTTTATGGCAAAATTATTCACCCAAGAAGTGCCAGAAGTTTATGAAGGGGTGATTGAGATTTTATCTGTGGCGCGCGACCCGGGCAGTCGTGCAAAAATTGCCGTTCGGACCAACGATCAAACCATTGATCCGGTTGGGTCTTGTGTCGGGGTCCGTGGAAGCCGTGTGCAAGCCGTTGTGAATGAGTTGCAAGGCGAACGTGTGGATATTGTGCCTTGGACGGCAGATGTGCCTAGTTTTGTGATTAGTGCATTGGCGCCAGCTGATATCTCTCGGGTTGTTTATGATGAGGAATCTCGGAAGGTTCAAGTGGTGGTGCCAGATGATAACTTGAGTATTGCCATTGGACGGCGTGGTCAAAACGTTCGATTGGCTAGTTTATTGACGGGTCTTGAAGTGAGTGTTGTTTCTGAGTCGGATGATTCCCAGAAACGAAATGATGAATTCAAGCACGTCTCAGCATCTCTGATTGAAGAGCTGGGAATTGATGAGGTGATTGCGCACCTTTTGATATCGGAAGGATTCGATACCTTGGATGCCATCGCTTACTGTGATGTTGAAGAAATGCTGGAAATCGAAGGCTTTGAAGAAGGCTTGGCAACCGAGTTACAAAAACGGGCCCAAGTGTCGATTGAAAAGCGCCACAAAGAGATCCAGGAAAAAGTAAATAAAATGGGCGTTGACCCATCGCTGAGTACGTTTGAGCCGATTACCCCAGAACTGCTTTTGGTGCTTGCTGAAAACAACTGCCGGACCCTTGATGACCTTGCTGATTTGGCGGGAGATGAGTTGGTAGAAATGTTTGGTGAGGATCATATTTCATTGGATGTTGCCAATGATATCATTATGCAAGCCCGGGCACATTGGTTTGAAGGCGATGAAGCCCAAGAGCCTGAGGACGCAAAAGCATAAAACATCGCTTGTTTTTGCTGTGGCGATTCGTTTAAAGTGTGAAGAATTTAGAGAAAGATTTGACGATGACAGATGATACAAAAAAACCGCTAACACTCTCTAAAAAACTTAAAATCGATTCCATCGGTGCGGGCTCATCTGGCAATAAAACCATTATTGAAGTCAAAAAATCTAAAACACTGCGCCGCGGTAGCTTGAAAACAGCAGCGCCAACGGAGGCGCGCACCTCTGGCTC comes from Alphaproteobacteria bacterium and encodes:
- a CDS encoding transcription termination/antitermination protein NusA, with amino-acid sequence MVTVHNEILQVADVVAREKLIDRETVIQAMEEAIQKIALNKYGMDNDIRVTIDRKTGEITIKRYREVVETVEDESKHIGLEQAKLEQPEATIGQFLTDILPPVEFGRMAAQTARQIVNYRVKEAEKERQYEEFKDKVGEIISGIVKRVEYGNYIIDVNRNECILRRDEAIPREVLRPGDRVRAYILEVVRDTRGPQIFLSRSHPQFMAKLFTQEVPEVYEGVIEILSVARDPGSRAKIAVRTNDQTIDPVGSCVGVRGSRVQAVVNELQGERVDIVPWTADVPSFVISALAPADISRVVYDEESRKVQVVVPDDNLSIAIGRRGQNVRLASLLTGLEVSVVSESDDSQKRNDEFKHVSASLIEELGIDEVIAHLLISEGFDTLDAIAYCDVEEMLEIEGFEEGLATELQKRAQVSIEKRHKEIQEKVNKMGVDPSLSTFEPITPELLLVLAENNCRTLDDLADLAGDELVEMFGEDHISLDVANDIIMQARAHWFEGDEAQEPEDAKA